The Providencia rettgeri genome includes a window with the following:
- the rsmE gene encoding Ribosomal RNA small subunit methyltransferase E codes for MRIPRIYHPEPLQINTTISLGDDAANHVGRVLRMTAGQKLELFDGSNKTFSAEITEATKKNVFVHIKNSQVDDRESPLDLHLGQVMSRGEKMEFTIQKSVELGVNTITPLLSERCGVRLDGERLDKKLLQWQKIAIAACEQCGRNRIPEIRPVQTLEAWCAETDGAFKVNLHPRATESINTLPSELKKVRLLIGPEGGLSADEIAMTANYQFTDILLGPRVLRTETTALTAITALQVRLGDLG; via the coding sequence ATGCGCATTCCACGCATTTATCACCCAGAGCCTCTTCAAATAAACACAACAATTTCTCTTGGTGATGATGCTGCAAACCATGTAGGTCGAGTACTGCGCATGACTGCAGGCCAAAAACTCGAACTTTTTGATGGCAGCAATAAAACCTTTAGTGCTGAAATTACTGAAGCAACTAAAAAAAATGTATTCGTACACATTAAAAATAGCCAAGTTGACGATAGAGAATCCCCTCTCGATTTACACCTCGGGCAGGTCATGTCTCGTGGGGAAAAAATGGAATTTACTATCCAAAAATCTGTCGAACTCGGAGTTAATACAATAACACCTTTGTTATCAGAACGTTGTGGTGTTCGCCTAGATGGCGAACGGCTCGATAAAAAATTACTTCAATGGCAAAAAATTGCGATTGCTGCCTGCGAACAATGTGGCCGCAACCGAATTCCAGAAATTCGCCCAGTACAAACCCTTGAAGCATGGTGCGCGGAAACTGACGGTGCATTTAAAGTCAATTTGCACCCACGAGCAACAGAAAGTATTAATACGTTACCCTCTGAACTGAAGAAAGTACGATTGTTGATTGGCCCGGAAGGTGGCTTGTCAGCAGACGAAATTGCCATGACAGCAAATTATCAATTTACCGATATACTGTTAGGGCCTCGAGTATTACGAACAGAAACGACTGCGCTAACCGCTATCACAGCACTACAAGTGCGCTTAGGTGATCTGGGGTAA
- a CDS encoding DSBA-like thioredoxin domain has translation MSNITLHYIYDPYCGWCYAAAPLIEIANQHPSINIEMHGGGMLAGNARLHLDDNFRQYILQADKRIASMTGQVFGDDYIKMLHEPNLVMDSTPPQTAILAATKQGKGFEMLKAIQKTHYISGRHIKDTAVLLELAKEIGLDVTQYVSDYSECEQHETAAHIETSKALLAQSGASGFPTLLIQQQGKWLRVPLQNYLGEPSKWQQFLDSLVTAAS, from the coding sequence ATGAGCAATATCACCCTACATTATATTTATGACCCTTATTGCGGCTGGTGCTATGCCGCTGCGCCTTTAATCGAAATTGCCAACCAACATCCAAGTATCAACATTGAAATGCATGGTGGTGGTATGTTAGCTGGCAATGCACGCCTACATTTAGATGATAATTTTCGCCAATATATTCTGCAAGCTGATAAGCGCATTGCATCCATGACAGGGCAAGTATTTGGCGATGACTATATAAAAATGCTACACGAACCTAATTTGGTTATGGACTCAACACCACCGCAAACCGCTATATTAGCGGCAACCAAGCAAGGCAAAGGCTTTGAGATGCTTAAAGCCATTCAAAAAACACACTACATTTCAGGACGCCATATTAAAGATACCGCGGTACTTCTTGAGCTCGCCAAAGAAATTGGCCTCGATGTAACCCAGTATGTGTCCGACTACAGTGAGTGTGAGCAACATGAAACTGCGGCCCACATTGAAACAAGTAAGGCTCTGTTAGCGCAGTCAGGTGCATCCGGTTTTCCAACTCTGTTAATACAACAACAGGGGAAATGGTTACGAGTTCCATTACAGAATTACCTCGGTGAGCCGAGTAAATGGCAGCAATTTTTAGATTCTTTGGTAACCGCAGCGTCTTAA
- a CDS encoding Arsenate reductase and related proteins, glutaredoxin family — protein MKFTLLAATALFATTINMTQAETLKLDVYNPGNNSVFPVSSEIISGSSEVVLIDAQFQKNDAQQLVDKIKKLNKKLTTIYISHSDPDYYFGLDTLTNAFPEAKVVATANTVEAIKATKDGKLAYWGGVLKDEAPAHIIVPEVIKGDSFTVDGERLEIKGLDSASPDRTYVWVPSLKAVVGGVIVSDNIHVWVADTQTEESRKNWQQTLKDIKALNPITVVPGHFTGASKLDTSTVSFTQKYLQDFENAAKTSKNSDELIQKIAVKYPQLDDKSSLELSAKVVKGEMQWPQ, from the coding sequence ATGAAATTTACCTTATTAGCTGCAACCGCGTTATTCGCCACTACGATAAATATGACCCAAGCTGAAACACTAAAATTAGACGTTTATAATCCTGGAAATAACAGCGTATTTCCGGTTTCCTCTGAAATTATTAGCGGTTCAAGTGAAGTGGTGTTAATTGACGCACAATTTCAAAAAAATGATGCACAACAATTGGTTGATAAAATTAAAAAGCTCAACAAGAAATTAACCACGATTTATATTAGCCACTCAGATCCAGATTACTATTTTGGGCTCGATACCCTAACAAACGCCTTCCCTGAAGCTAAAGTGGTCGCGACAGCAAATACAGTTGAAGCCATTAAAGCAACTAAAGATGGCAAACTGGCTTACTGGGGTGGTGTATTAAAAGATGAGGCACCTGCCCATATTATCGTCCCTGAGGTCATTAAAGGAGATAGCTTCACAGTTGATGGTGAACGACTTGAAATTAAAGGCCTTGATAGCGCATCACCAGATAGAACTTATGTCTGGGTTCCATCATTAAAAGCCGTTGTAGGGGGCGTTATTGTTTCTGACAATATTCATGTTTGGGTAGCAGATACACAAACAGAAGAGTCACGTAAAAATTGGCAGCAAACATTAAAAGACATCAAAGCACTGAACCCAATAACCGTTGTTCCCGGTCACTTTACGGGAGCATCTAAATTAGATACAAGCACGGTTTCTTTTACTCAAAAATACTTACAAGATTTTGAAAATGCAGCAAAAACAAGTAAAAACTCAGATGAACTCATCCAAAAAATTGCGGTAAAATATCCACAATTGGATGACAAATCAAGTTTAGAACTTAGTGCAAAAGTTGTTAAAGGCGAAATGCAGTGGCCTCAATAA